Proteins co-encoded in one Astyanax mexicanus isolate ESR-SI-001 chromosome 1, AstMex3_surface, whole genome shotgun sequence genomic window:
- the LOC111188912 gene encoding gamma-crystallin M2-like: MNGRIMFYEDRNFMGRSWECSGDCADMSSYMNRCHSFRVMSGCWMFYDQPSYMGHQYCFRRGEYSDYMSMWGSSSWVRSCRMIPWYSGSYRMRMYERDNYMGQMMEMTGDCDNFMNRFNWSHGCQSCHVMDGHWMMYEHPNYMGRMWYFGPGHYRSFSNWGNMRFNSMRRVMSDWY; this comes from the exons ATGAACGGAAGG ATTATGTTCTACGAGGACAGGAACTTCATGGGACGTTCCTGGGAGTGCAGTGGAGACTGCGCCGACATGTCCTCCTACATGAACCGCTGCCACTCCTTCAGGGTGATGAGCGGCTGCTGGATGTTCTACGACCAGCCCAGCTACATGGGTCACCAGTACTGCTTCAGGAGGGGAGAGTACTCTGACTACATGAGCATgtggggctccagcagctgggTCAGGTCTTGCCGTATGATCCCCTGG TACAGTGGATCCTACAGGATGAGGATGTATGAGAGGGATAACTACATGGGCCAGATGATGGAGATGACTGGCGACTGTGACAACTTCATGAACCGCTTCAACTGGTCCCACGGATGTCAGTCCTGCCACGTGATGGACGGACACTGGATGATGTACGAGCATCCCAACTACATGGGCAGAATGTGGTACTTCGGACCCGGACACTACAGGAGCTTCAGCAACTGGGGCAACATGAGGTTCAATAGTATGAGGCGCGTCATGAGCGACTGGTACTAA
- the LOC111191315 gene encoding gamma-crystallin M2-like isoform X3, giving the protein MNGKIMFYEDRNFMGRSWECSGDCADMSSYMNRCHSFRVMSGCWMFYDQPNYMGHQYCFRRGEYSDYMSMWGSSSWVRSCRMIPWYSGHYRMRMYERDNYMGQMMEMSDDCDNFMNRYNWSHGCRSCHVMDGHWLFYDQPNYMGRMWYFGPGHYRNFSNYGNNRFMSMRRIMSDWY; this is encoded by the exons ATTATGTTCTACGAGGACAGGAACTTCATGGGACGTTCCTGGGAGTGCAGTGGAGACTGCGCCGACATGTCCTCCTACATGAACCGCTGCCACTCCTTCAGGGTGATGAGCGGCTGCTGGATGTTCTACGACCAGCCCAACTACATGGGTCACCAGTACTGCTTCAGGAGGGGAGAGTACTCTGACTACATGAGCATGTGGGGATCCAGCAGCTGGGTCAGGTCTTGCCGTATGATCCCCTGG TACAGTGGACACTACAGGATGAGGATGTACGAGAGGGATAACTACATGGGCCAGATGATGGAGATGAGCGACGACTGCGACAACTTCATGAACCGCTACAACTGGTCCCACGGATGCCGTTCCTGCCACGTGATGGACGGCCACTGGCTCTTCTACGACCAGCCCAACTACATGGGCAGGATGTGGTACTTCGGACCCGGACACTACAGGAACTTCAGCAACTATGGCAACAATAGGTTCATGAGCATGAGGCGCATCATGAGCGACTGGTACTAA
- the LOC111191315 gene encoding gamma-crystallin M2-like isoform X2, which produces MNGRIMFYEDRNFMGRSWECSGDCADMSSYMNRCHSFRVMSGCWMFYDQPNYMGHQYCFRRGEYSDYMSMWGSSSWVRSCRMIPWYSGHYRMRMYERDNYMGQMMEMSDDCDNFMNRYNWSHGCRSCHVMDGHWLFYDQPNYMGRMWYFGPGHYRNFSNYGNNRFMSMRRIMSDWY; this is translated from the exons ATGAACGGAAGG ATTATGTTCTACGAGGACAGGAACTTCATGGGACGTTCCTGGGAGTGCAGTGGAGACTGCGCCGACATGTCCTCCTACATGAACCGCTGCCACTCCTTCAGGGTGATGAGCGGCTGCTGGATGTTCTACGACCAGCCCAACTACATGGGTCACCAGTACTGCTTCAGGAGGGGAGAGTACTCTGACTACATGAGCATGTGGGGATCCAGCAGCTGGGTCAGGTCTTGCCGTATGATCCCCTGG TACAGTGGACACTACAGGATGAGGATGTACGAGAGGGATAACTACATGGGCCAGATGATGGAGATGAGCGACGACTGCGACAACTTCATGAACCGCTACAACTGGTCCCACGGATGCCGTTCCTGCCACGTGATGGACGGCCACTGGCTCTTCTACGACCAGCCCAACTACATGGGCAGGATGTGGTACTTCGGACCCGGACACTACAGGAACTTCAGCAACTATGGCAACAATAGGTTCATGAGCATGAGGCGCATCATGAGCGACTGGTACTAA